The Desulforegula conservatrix Mb1Pa genome segment CTTGTCACCTGCTTTTTAAATATAGAAGACAAGATTCTTAAGCTCAAAGACAAATTTATGGACGAGTTCAAATGATTCAGAATGTGTTACAGAACGAGTCCGGAACCAATTAAATACATAGATGCCGCATCAAGTCCTTCATGACTCTAAGGGCTTTCTCAAAAGGTGTTTTCCAAGGATGAGCATAGTCAGCTGAATTATTACAGCCTTTTTCAATTGTCTTTTCGGCTATGTAAATGTAATTATATATCCTGTTTGACAGCTGTTCTGCCCAGGAACTTCAATCTCCATCCATACTCATCTTTATTGCTTACTCCAATAATTATCGGCTCTTAAAAATAGGGGGGTGTTTTCATGCAATGGATAAAAAATATGAAAATAAGTATCAGGCTTTTTTCTTTTTTTTCGGCGTTGATACTGTTTCTTGTAGCAACGGGAGTAACGAGCCTTGTCAGTATCAGAAATGTTCATGAACATCTTAAAGAGATTTATATGGTTAGGATGCCTGGAATAGATTGGCTCATAGAATCGGACAGGGATTTGCAGCAGCTTCTTGTGTCCGAACGATCAATGATGTTTACGGATTCGTCATCTCCCCTGTTCAAGGAATTTTTGGCCGATCATGCCACAAATATGAAACAGTCCCTGGAAAGATGGGAAAAATACAGAAATCTCAAAAAAACTGAAAAAGAGCAGGAGCTTATTCCTGTTTTTGAAGACGCCAGAAAAAAATGGGAGAATTCTACACAGCAGGTTATTTCATATAGGCAGTCTGGCTCATCTGATTCGGTTCAAAAGGCTGTTGCCCTCAGTCTCGGAGATGCTAAATCCCATTTTGAGACCATGAGGGATCAGATAGATAAACTTACTGATATTAATCTGGAGCTTGCGGATAAGGCCAGCAAGGAAGCCCAGTCGATCTACAATAGAATTTTTATTACAATATCAACCATGGTTGTGGTGGCTTCTTTGTTTGGAATTGCCATGTCAATTATTCTGGGTTTAAGCATATCGAGACCTATAAAAATGGCTGTTGCCGGGTTAAAGGATATTGCCGAAGGAAATGGAGATCTTACGCTGCGTCTTCCTGTAACATCCAGGGATGAGGTCGGAGAACTTGCTACGTGGTTCAACGTATTTATAGAAAAGCTCCAGGGCATAATAAGGGATATCTCTGGCGGGGTAAAGACCCTGGCGTCTTCTTCCACGGAGTTGACTTCAATATCCGCGCAGATGAACCAGGGAATAAGAAGTGTGAGTAATAAGTCTTCTGCCGTTTCATCAGCTTCCGAAGAGATGAGTACAAGCATGAATAATGTCGCATCGGCAGTCGAACAGTCTGCAACCAACACTAACATGCTTGCCACAGCATCTGAAGAGATGTCTTCAACGATAAACGAAATAGCTAAAAATGCCGAAAAGGCCAGGGAAATATCCAGCCAGGCGGCCAGAAGGGCGGCGACTGCCACAGATAATATAGACCAGTTAGGGGTTGCCGCACAATCCATAGGCAAGGTAATAGAAACGATCACTGAAATTTCAGAGCAGGTAAACCTTCTGGCTCTTAACGCAACCATAGAGGCAGCAAGAGCTGGCGAGGCGGGCAAGGGTTTTGCGGTCGTTGCCAACGAGATAAAGGAACTTGCGAAACAGACCGCGGACGCAACCCAGGACATAAGGGAAAAGATCGAGGGCATCCAGGGCACGACCTCAATCACGGTAAAAGAGATAACAGAGATAACGGATGTTATTGCAGAAGTTAATGAGGTTGTCACCACAATTGCTGCGGCTGTGGAGGAACAGTCAGCTGCGACCGCAGAGATAGCCGGAAACGTGGCCCAGGTTTCAACAGGCATTCAGGACGTGAGTGTAAACGTCAACCAGAGCTCTTTATCTGTTTCAGAGATATCAAAAGACATATCCGATGTGAATGGTTCCATGGCAGAAATGTCAAACAGCAGTTCCAAGGTGGAGATAAGCGCAAGAGATCTTTCCAATCTTTCAGAACAGCTTAAGGCAATAGTGGATCAATTCAAGGTTTGATGAACTAGTAAAACCTCAAAAAAAGGCAACTTATACCAATTCCAAATCAAAGCGCTATCTGTGTTGGCATCGTCGTCAGCTCCTCAACGTACAAACCACTTACGTTTGAGTCGCTTCCTCCTTGCCGCCTTGATTTCATCTTTGATTTGAAAATGGTATTACTCATGCCGGACTCGATCCGGCATCTTTGTATTTTCAAATATTTCTGGATTCAGGCCTACGCCGGAATGACGGAAATAGGACTTTTTGAGACCTCGAAGTTTTTGCGGAGCTTTTTTCAAAAAGCGACTTGCCGAAGGCCATGCAGAAAATGCACATTTGATTAAGAATTGGAATCAGATGTGTTTTTTGTCATTATTAATTGCGGCATCCATGACCCTGAAAATGTCTGTGTTGTCTATGTATTCGCCTGTGAATCCAGAATCAAACGATGACAGCAGATTCGCAAAAAAGGCGTCCCTTCCGTCTGTCATGGTTTTGAAGATTTCTGATCCTTTGCCCTTTGCATATAAAGGAACCGGGGTATTAGAATGACTCCTGGAATGGTAAAACATTTCAGGAAGATTGTCTGCTCCCTTGTCTTTGACGAGTACGAATTCATTCGATTCCGAACCCCACAGATATCCTGTCTCATGATCAGCCGTTACAATCAGAAGCGTATCATTCCATCCGCTTTTTTTCTCAACCCATTCCAGCACAGACCGGACAGCATCGTTGAAGGCTGTCTGTTCCTCGATGGCCCTGGCCTTCTGGTTCGAATGATTTGCCCAGTCAACGGCTCCTCCTTCAACCATGAGGAAAAAACCGTCAGGATTGTTTGAAAGACTGTTTAGAGCTGCTTTTGACATGGTTGAAAGGGTCGGGACTTTTGTACTTAGGTAAGAACCGATTTTTTGCGGATCTCCGCTTCTTGCCTGGCGCAGGGTTGTGGCTGATCTTGCTATGCCCATCAGCTTCAGGGGGTTTTCCGTGCCTGAGGCCATTTTTTCAAAATCCTCGGCTGATTCGATATATTTCCAGACTCTGCCATCCTTTGCCCTTGCTCCGTCAGAGTCTGTGAGATCCTTGAATGCATCTTCCCCGCCGACGTATTTGTATTCGGATCGCCAGAATTTTTTTTCAGAATTATCATCATAAAAGGGATGACCAGCGCCCATGATTACATTGAGACCGCTTTCATAAATCATGTATCTGGCAATGGTTTCAAAGTTTTTTCTTGAATCGCTGTGTGCGACCATTCCAGCAGGAGTCGCGTGGCTGAACTGCACGCTTGTTACAACGCCAGTGGATTTGCCAAGGCTTTCGGCAATTTCAACGATGTTTTTTGCGTTTCTCAGATCAGGACTTTTGCCTAAAAGTCCTTGGCTGGTCTTGACTCCAGTAGCCATTGCAGTGGCTGCTGCGGCAGAGTCTGTTGCTGGATTATCCTTGTTCTTGTCAAAGGATTTCCATGCAGGCTCCGGACTATATGAGCCTTTGTCACAGTATGTCGTAACCAGGTATTTTACTGGGAAGGATTCGTAAACAGCCTTTTTGCCGGTGTAAAAATCAGATGCCATAATATTTCCGATTCCCTGGCCGTCGCTGATCATGAGGATTATATTTTTTGTGCCTGCTGCATGGCAGATTGCTGCATATGACAATGCAAACATGGCCCAGAACACCGTGGCCAGAAATATTTTTTTATTCCAAGGCATGTGAATTCTCTTTAAAAGGCTGTTTATGGAAGTAAATATGTAAAGGTGAAATTGGAGTTTTGCCTTGTGGGGTTGCAGGACTCGCAAAAATCAAAAAATTATAAGCCGGAAGGTCGCTTTTTGAAAAAAGCGACCCTTAGCATCAGGTTATCCATGAATCTGTCAGAATGCATAAGTCTCTTTATCCATCTGTTCAATGGTTGTCTTCATGGTGTCCCAGCATTCCTTTATGACTGTCTCAATATCGTCGATGGTAAGATTTTCCGTTTTTATTGGCGGAAGTACTTTTATCTCTGCTTTCACGCTTCTTAATCGTTTAAGATCCATATTGCTGACATAGCTGCTCACACAGATCGGAACAACAGGGACTCCCGCTTCTATCGCCATTTTAAAAGCTCCTTTTTTAAAAGGGAGCATGTTTTTGCCACGATTCCTTGTGCCTTCGGCAAAAACCCATATCGACTTGTTTTTTGTGGTAAGAGCTTGTGTCGAGGCGCTCATGGTGACCTTTGAGTTAGAGCTGTTTTTCCTGTCTATGAAGATATTTCCTGAAAGCCAGTAAAGCTGGCCAAAAAAAGGAAGATAACGAAGGTTTTTTTTGCCTATTGTCACGGTTCGCTTGGGCATTACACTGCCTGTAACAAAAAGATCGAAATTATCCTGATGATTTACGACGTAAACGCATGGCCCAATGTTTTTTAGACTGTCATAATTATGTCTTCTGATTTTTATTCCAAGGATTGCTGCTCCTCCCCAGGAATATATTCTGCCGAACCATCTGGTATTATCAGGATGAAAAGGCCTTATCAGGCAGATCAGGATTCCTATGGCTGCCACAAGTATGAAATAAAGAATAATTAAAAAAACCCTCAGGGGATAAAGCATAAGACCTCTTTGCATATAAATTTAAAAACAGAATTTGTGTCTGCGAGTATTTTTAGCGCCGCATTTTGATTATGGCAAGCAATGATTTTAGGGAAATATCATTCTAAAAAGGTAATATTTCTTCTAATTTTAAATCAAAGTTTCATATGTTAAGCAAATCTATGGCTGACCCGCAAAAAGTAAAAAAAAAGGGCGGCGGCTTCATGCCGGACTTGATCCTTCATCTTTGTATTCTCAGATACTTTTGGAACTGAAATCGGATTTTTTGCGATCTTGTCAAGTTTTTGATTAGGGAGAGTCTGGATATCTGAAAATTTTTCCTTCGAAATTCCTGACTTTGATCCATCCGTTTACGGCTTCCATGACATATTCCGGAAGAACAGGGGTTTTTCCGCCTCCCCCTGGTAGGTCTATCATATAATGGGGGACGCACATTCCTGAAACGTGGCCACGTAGAGATGCCATTATCTCGAGTCCTCTTTTCACAGGAAGTCTGAAATGGGAAGTGCCTTTGACAGGATCAGGATGGTGAAGGTAATAGGGTTTCACCCTGTTTTTCATGAGTTTCTTCATGAGTCTTCTGATTTCTTCTTCAGAATCATTGACTCCTTTCAAAAGAACACTCTGGCAGCCAAGGGCAATACCCGCATCTGCAAGTATAGAACATGACCTTTTAGCTTCTTCTGTTATTTCCGAGGAATGGTTGAACTGGATGTTTATGAATACAGGATGGAACTTCCTGATTATTCCGGCAAGTTCAGGGGTTACGCGCTGGGGGAGTACGCACGGAATTCTTGTGTGAATTCTAATTACTTCAAGATGCTTTATGGCTCTGAGGGAATAAAGAATTTCTTCGATTTTTTCGTCTTCAAGAAGAAATGGATCTCCTCCTGAAACAATTGCTTCCGTAATTTCAGGGTTTTCTGAAATATATTCGCAGGCTTTTTCAAGATCAAAAATATTGCCGAAAGTGTTCAGGCCAACCCTTCTTTTTCTCATGCAGTGCCGACAATACATGGCACATTTATTGGAAACAAGCAGAACTACCCTGTCGGGATAACGGTGAATCAGGCCTGGGACCGGAGACTGGATATCTTCACAGAGGGGATCAGGGGAGCTTTCAAGATCATCCAGTTCTCTCTGGTTCGGGATTGCCTGGGTAAGTGCAGGTTTGCCATTTTCTTTCATGAGCGAAAGATAGTAAGGGTTCACAAGCATGGGATAAACGCCGGAAACCCTTTCTATCTCCCTTGAATCAATATTCAGATAACCAGGAAGATCCTCTGCCTTTTTTACTGATGCGGCCAGGATTTCCTTCCAGTCGGTCATGTTTTTTGTGTATATGCAGCCTGAAATCATAATGCTCCTGAAATAAAAATCAGTCTGCTTTTTACGGTCTATTGGCGGCAAGTCAATAAAAACTTTCTTGTATGTCCGTGCATATTTGGGGCTTGCCTTGACTATCTTTTATTTTTTCATGGCATTCTGCCACAGCACTTTAAGTCCATTTCTGTTTCTTTTGCTCATTACAGGCCACAGAATCCTGTTTTTGCTGAAATATTCAGGGTCGTTGAGATGATGCTTGTCATTTTCTTCTTTTGTCAAAAGTTTTGCAGTCTGGATATTAACAGGGTCGCTTCCAAGTCCTCTAACCACAACTTCAGCCTGATATTCCGGACTGATAACAAAATTAAGCCATTCTTCAGCTATTTTTTTCAGGAAAGGATCTTTTTCCACATTTCTGGCAATAACAAAATTATCCACCCAGCCTGAGTATCCTTCCTTAGGCTCCATCATTTTCCAGGTTTCTCCCTTTTTGGCAAGGTCGCCAAGAGAAAAACCCCAGGTCGCTGCAAGAGAAAGCCCTTGAAGGTCTTCGGGCTTGTCCACTCCAATCCAGAATGATTTTGCATTATGAGCAAGCTGATGAAGCTTTATGCTGAAATCATCAGTCGCTGTGAGCTTGTCATAATCGGCAAAGTCTTCCTTTTTTTTGCCCATGGCCATGGCAGTAAGAAATGCATTCGCCTCATAATAATCGCTTGAAAGGCAGAATCTGCCTTTATATTTTTCGTCCCACAGTATGTTCAAAGAATCAGGCGCCTTGTCGAAATACTTTGTATTGTAGGCGATTCCGTAAGGGCCATGCGCGAAAGGAACACCGTAGATCTTGCCGCCTTCGGTCATGTAGTCGGCCTTGGACAGGGCAGGCAAAATATCCTTGTAATTTGGGATATTGTTCGGGTCGATGTCTATTATCAGTTTTTTTTCTATATAGTTGAATCTTTCATCCTTTATAAGATTATGAGAGGGCGAAATTATATGATAGCCCTTTTCCTCCGTCCTTATAGCGTCAAAAAAGTCCTGGGGGTCTGAAACCCTCGTGCTTACTTCAAGATGAACGCTTTTGCCGTATTTCTTGCTCATGTCTTCTTCAAACTGCTTAACTTTTTCACCAGGAACATATCCATCCCAAACAAGAAGTTTGAGCACTCCTTCTGCGAAAGAAATACATGGAAGCATTAGAATAATTCCCAAAATAACTATGAATTTTTTGAGATGTTTCATGGAATCACCTTTCTCCTAATTATTGTTTTTTGACAAAGGCACGCCTGATATTCTGAAAAAACGGAAAACAGAGCGCGGCAATTCTTAAAAACGATGGATGCTGACTATCTGGCTAAAAATAAGGAATTATATGTGAAAAAGATGCTTTGTTTTACGTGGTTCGGCACTATTCTCAGTATGTTTGGCTGATCAGAAAAACAAAAATCAGGAAAGCAGTAAAAAACTCATTTTTGGGGCATTCGCCACAATAAAAAAGTCTTTGCGGAGCTTTTTTCAAAAAGAGATCCGTTAGAGGCGCTCGTCATATTATCTGTTTAACTGTCAGACAAATAAGCTTCGTCTGACTTTGGTTGATTGGGTTAATTGCCTCGCCGGAGTCGGATCAATGTCGTATTACGAGCAAAGGGCGCTCTAATCCGACCTACTAATTGGCCCTTTTTACGGCAATTTAACCATACAAGGCTTTTTAAACTGAGAATTAGGCATAACAAAATTGTTTTTACAGGTAGTCTTGATACTACACTGAATGTAATTAGTGTTAAAAGACTTTTTTGGCGATCGGCATCAAATGAATTATTCCTCTGAAAGAGCCTCATGAACCTTTGCCGCAAGCTCCGAGAGCGAAAAGGGCTTGTGGATGAAGTTCAGTCCATTATCAATGGCGCCCCTGTTTGCTATGATATTTGCCGTGTACCCGGACATGAAGAGAATCTTAATGCTTGGCTGGATCTCTGATATCTTTGAGGACAGCTCCTTGCCGTTCATCTCAGGCATTATTACATCCGTAATCAGAAGATCAAACCGTCTCTTGCAGGATTCAGCTATAGTAATGGCTTCGGTCGGCGTGTTGGCCGTAAGGACTTTGTATCCTATTTTTTCAAGCATCATTTTACCGACATTGAGTATGGCCTTTTCATCTTCCACAAGAAGGATCGTTTCGCCGTGGCCCTGGATTACTTCCGTACTGCGGACGCAGGTTGTTTTGGTGCTTTCAGGAATGAATCTCGGGAAATACAGCCTGAAGGTCGTTCCATGGCCTTCTTCGCTATGCACAGTGATTGCTCCTGAATTCTGTCTTACAATCCCGTAAACTGTTGCGAGTCCAAGCCCTGTGCCATGTCCGAATTCCTTGGTTGTGTAAAAAGGCTCGAAAATATTGCTAACCGTTTCTTTGTCCATGCCCTGTCCGTTGTCGCTGAACGTCAGGATCACATAGTCTCCTGGTGAGATATCAGGAAGTTTTGAACAGAATTTACTGTCAAGCTCTGCATTTTCAGTCTCTATGATTATTCTGCCGTTTCCAGATAT includes the following:
- a CDS encoding methyl-accepting chemotaxis protein, with the translated sequence MKISIRLFSFFSALILFLVATGVTSLVSIRNVHEHLKEIYMVRMPGIDWLIESDRDLQQLLVSERSMMFTDSSSPLFKEFLADHATNMKQSLERWEKYRNLKKTEKEQELIPVFEDARKKWENSTQQVISYRQSGSSDSVQKAVALSLGDAKSHFETMRDQIDKLTDINLELADKASKEAQSIYNRIFITISTMVVVASLFGIAMSIILGLSISRPIKMAVAGLKDIAEGNGDLTLRLPVTSRDEVGELATWFNVFIEKLQGIIRDISGGVKTLASSSTELTSISAQMNQGIRSVSNKSSAVSSASEEMSTSMNNVASAVEQSATNTNMLATASEEMSSTINEIAKNAEKAREISSQAARRAATATDNIDQLGVAAQSIGKVIETITEISEQVNLLALNATIEAARAGEAGKGFAVVANEIKELAKQTADATQDIREKIEGIQGTTSITVKEITEITDVIAEVNEVVTTIAAAVEEQSAATAEIAGNVAQVSTGIQDVSVNVNQSSLSVSEISKDISDVNGSMAEMSNSSSKVEISARDLSNLSEQLKAIVDQFKV
- a CDS encoding alkaline phosphatase, which translates into the protein MPWNKKIFLATVFWAMFALSYAAICHAAGTKNIILMISDGQGIGNIMASDFYTGKKAVYESFPVKYLVTTYCDKGSYSPEPAWKSFDKNKDNPATDSAAAATAMATGVKTSQGLLGKSPDLRNAKNIVEIAESLGKSTGVVTSVQFSHATPAGMVAHSDSRKNFETIARYMIYESGLNVIMGAGHPFYDDNSEKKFWRSEYKYVGGEDAFKDLTDSDGARAKDGRVWKYIESAEDFEKMASGTENPLKLMGIARSATTLRQARSGDPQKIGSYLSTKVPTLSTMSKAALNSLSNNPDGFFLMVEGGAVDWANHSNQKARAIEEQTAFNDAVRSVLEWVEKKSGWNDTLLIVTADHETGYLWGSESNEFVLVKDKGADNLPEMFYHSRSHSNTPVPLYAKGKGSEIFKTMTDGRDAFFANLLSSFDSGFTGEYIDNTDIFRVMDAAINNDKKHI
- a CDS encoding 1-acylglycerol-3-phosphate O-acyltransferase, whose amino-acid sequence is MLYPLRVFLIILYFILVAAIGILICLIRPFHPDNTRWFGRIYSWGGAAILGIKIRRHNYDSLKNIGPCVYVVNHQDNFDLFVTGSVMPKRTVTIGKKNLRYLPFFGQLYWLSGNIFIDRKNSSNSKVTMSASTQALTTKNKSIWVFAEGTRNRGKNMLPFKKGAFKMAIEAGVPVVPICVSSYVSNMDLKRLRSVKAEIKVLPPIKTENLTIDDIETVIKECWDTMKTTIEQMDKETYAF
- a CDS encoding KamA family radical SAM protein; the protein is MISGCIYTKNMTDWKEILAASVKKAEDLPGYLNIDSREIERVSGVYPMLVNPYYLSLMKENGKPALTQAIPNQRELDDLESSPDPLCEDIQSPVPGLIHRYPDRVVLLVSNKCAMYCRHCMRKRRVGLNTFGNIFDLEKACEYISENPEITEAIVSGGDPFLLEDEKIEEILYSLRAIKHLEVIRIHTRIPCVLPQRVTPELAGIIRKFHPVFINIQFNHSSEITEEAKRSCSILADAGIALGCQSVLLKGVNDSEEEIRRLMKKLMKNRVKPYYLHHPDPVKGTSHFRLPVKRGLEIMASLRGHVSGMCVPHYMIDLPGGGGKTPVLPEYVMEAVNGWIKVRNFEGKIFRYPDSP
- a CDS encoding ABC transporter substrate-binding protein, whose protein sequence is MKHLKKFIVILGIILMLPCISFAEGVLKLLVWDGYVPGEKVKQFEEDMSKKYGKSVHLEVSTRVSDPQDFFDAIRTEEKGYHIISPSHNLIKDERFNYIEKKLIIDIDPNNIPNYKDILPALSKADYMTEGGKIYGVPFAHGPYGIAYNTKYFDKAPDSLNILWDEKYKGRFCLSSDYYEANAFLTAMAMGKKKEDFADYDKLTATDDFSIKLHQLAHNAKSFWIGVDKPEDLQGLSLAATWGFSLGDLAKKGETWKMMEPKEGYSGWVDNFVIARNVEKDPFLKKIAEEWLNFVISPEYQAEVVVRGLGSDPVNIQTAKLLTKEENDKHHLNDPEYFSKNRILWPVMSKRNRNGLKVLWQNAMKK